Genomic DNA from Bacillus sp. SM2101:
CATGATAAAACGGTTAACTCCACGCCTTTCCGCTGTTTTTATTAAGTTAATTGCACCTTGTTCATCAACGAGTTTTGTTTTATCTGCTCCAGTTTTTGAGCCTGACCCAGCTGCGAAAATGATGGCATCACAGCCTTCGATAGCATGGCTCATCTCTTTTTCTAAATCAGCTAAAACTGTTGAGCTTGCCCCAAGACTAATAAGGTCTTCACGTTGTGAGTCATCACGAATCATTGCAACAGCGTCATGTTCACCACTCTGACCGAGTAGTTGTAATATTATTCGTCCTGTACCACCATTAGCACCTACAACAAGTACTTTCATTTCATACCTTCTCTCTTAATATTATTAGCTTTAAAAGGCTGTTCTGTTTAGTAGAACAGCTTGATGAGCTTCTAATCACCTGTGATCATTATGAAATAATAGGCTCTTTACATAAGCTTCGTGGTTATTGTTAAAAAATTGATCAGCAAGATGAGGCAAAGCCAGTCTTTTAGCTTTTATAAGGCTCTATTTGTAAACATTGTTGCTATTGTTGAATTTTTACTATAAAAAGCGGTTTTACACTGTCAGTCATCATTGTATAAAAGAAAAGATGCCACGTACGTTAATTAGAATGAGTTTATTTCTAAGTATGACAAACTACAATCATGTGAAAGCAAGCTTGTCCCTATTAATCAACCTTCTCATCATTAAACATATTTCTCATCATTTCTAAACTTTCCTTCGTGTCATCTAAATATGTAACAAGCTCTTTACTACTCTTTTTTTGAATGTCGACGGATGATGCTATTTGCTGGAAGGTTGCTGACGTTTGTTCAAATGTTGAAGCAAAATCAGCCGTAGATGATTTGATGATAATTGATGTATCGTTTACATTATCCGCAAGTTTTTCAAATTGAATCATTTGGTTGTTTAATTCATTTACTACTTTGTTTAAGGATCGAAAGCTATTTTCTGTCTCCTTCGTTATGTCAACATTTTTACTAAGCTGTTCTGAGCTCTCATTTAGTCTTAGGTTAGCTTCACTTGTCTTTCCATTTACTTCTTGTAAATTATTTGTAATCTCCTCCGTTGACTGTTCAGTTAAATGTGCTAATTGTCGGATTTCATCGGCGACGATTGCAAACCCTTTGCCATAATCTCCTGCTCTTGCAGCTTCAATGGATGCATTTAACGCTAGTAGGTTTGTCTTTGTTGTTATTTCTTTAATTCCTTCAGTCAAAATATTTGTTTCGTTAATCTTTTCGTTCAATTCACGAAATGTAACAGCTAAATCCTTCATGACTACGTCTAATTCTACCGTGTTTTCTAATAAATTGCCCATTTTTCGTTCACCATTAACTGCAAGATCTGATGAAGCACTTGATTTTTCTTTTAATTTAGCTGCATTTGTAGAGATCTGTTCAATATTAGTTGTCGTTTGTTCAATTTGTTCAGCAATTGTTGTAATTGCTTCAGATTGTGTAAAACTACTTGATGATAGTTGTTGTATAGCTGCAGCTACTTCCATATTATTTGTCATTGTTGAGGAGGCATGATTATATTGATTAACCATTTTTTTGTTTATTTTTTCAGCCTCTTTTTCAATCTCGAGTTTTTGAGTCATTTCTTTTTGTGCTGCTTGCTGTATTTGTTGTAAACTATCTTTTACTTGGGAGATATGGTTACGATTTATTTTTTGAACTGTAAATATAATACAAGTTATTAATATGAGTAAAATGGAGATATTTATAATTTCATAAATATTAATATTTAAGTAGTCATCAAGAATAAACATCGTTGGCATCATACCTAACGATAATACAAAACCAAGGAAAAGGGTTCCTCTCCGCCCATGTATCATAGATATCATTAACACATAAAACGGATATGCTAAAGATACAAAAAAAACTTTTTGCGTAATAATAAAATAGAACATAGCAGCTATAACGATTGTGACAACAGGTATATAAAAGTGTGCTCCATTCATTCTATTAAGTTGTGTCACAATGCCATAACTAATCAATAGAATACCTCCAACTAACATCGTTACCGTTATGTACAAGGGCTGTTCCATTGAAATATTTGAGACTGTACCTATGATAATTGAAATGATGACAACTATTAACATTAATTTGTTTTTTTGTTTTAAATCCTTTTGATAAAAATTATGAAGAGAATCCATGAACATACCAACTCCTACACCAAATTTTTGATAGATAGGATAATTATATCAATTTTTCATTAACACTTAACACTTTTCTAAAAATTATATATTTTACAAATAATTATTTCACAATGGTTGTAGTAAATTAACCCGTATTTTTAACTAGATTTCGTGGCATCTATTCTCATATAAAATTGGGTCAATTACTTGTTGCATCCTCAATTAGTTTCAATTGCAAAGAGCGTTATATAAAAAATGATGTTTCGTATTACCGCATCTGGTTTCTCTCATTTAGTAAACAACAGTTATAAAGTATACGACATGAAACCTAATTAAGTAATAGATATAAGTTAGTCCTATTTATAGAAAAAGTTTGAATTTTTATGATTCAGTTGATACAATAAAAACATCTTGAAAAATGATAAGGAGGTGTAGAGATGTTACATTCTGTTATTAATCGCAATGGTTTTTTAGCATATATTTATATTTGCCGTGCGATTTTTCATGGTGTTGTTTTCAACGGGATACGTATGCCCATTTTTAGAAAACATATCATATTGAACAGAATGTAAGGTCTCTTAACCCTAATAGTGTGTGTTCAGAAGGATGCCAAAGCAGTTGGAGAATGTAGCCTCGAAAAATCTGACTAATTTTCTAACATATCTGAACACCATCTAATATAAATTTCTCACAGAAATCTGATCGGCTACTATGGGGAGAGTCATGCTCTCCTTTTTTGTGTTTAAATTCTTATGCCAATTTGTGTACGATTGATGATTTCTTGTTAAGTAAATTTATGTTTCATAAAGTCATGGGTAGTTGAATCTTACCTATGGCTTTTTTTGTGTTTTTTATGGCTCTTTTCCTAAACTTTGTTGGTATTGTTCTTAATTAGAAGATAAAGATGTTGGTTTACACAAAAGTCATCGTTTAATAGAAGAAAGATGCCCCGAACGTTAGTAATAATTGTGATTAGATTTTATTACACAAGTAACAATTAATGTGAAAACAGCCCTTTAAATAATAAAGACCCATTAGCTAGTCTAAAAATTTGTTAAGGAGTGGTTATAAATGATCGTATGTGCAGCAAATGAAATTAGTAAAATGTATGGAGGAAATCAGATATTCGAAAATATTTCCTTTGAAATAAAAACTGGAGAGCGAATTGGAATTGTAGGGCAAAATGGAAGTGGAAAAACAACTATTTTTAAATTGTTGTCAGGTATAGAACAGCCTGATAGTGGAGAAATTCATTTGCAGAAAGGTTGTAAAGTTGGGTACCTTGCACAAATTCCAAGTTTTGAAGCTAGTACAACCGTATTAGATGTTCTCCAACATGCTTTTTCACATGTGAAAAAGCTGGAACAAAAAATGAAAAAATTAGAAAGAGCTATGGCAAATGAGCAAAACCAACAGTCACTTGAGTTGTTATTAGAAGAGTATGGGACAGTCCAACAACAATTTACTAACTTGGGTGGCTATGAAATTGAAGCTGAGATCATGAAGGTAGCTAATGGTTTAGGAATTGAAGCAATGCTTGAACAAAGGTTTAATGAACTTAGTGGTGGTGAAAAGACAAAAGTTGGACTTGGGTTAGTTATTCTACAACAGCCAAGTCTGTTATTACTTGATGAACCGACCAATCATTTAGACATAGACGCTGTGGAATGGCTTGAACAGTATTTAACTCAATATGAAGGCACAGTTTTCGTGATATCTCATGATCGATACTTTTTAGATCAAATTGTTACAAAGATTTATGATTTGGAAGCTGGCGAACTGTCCACGTACCACTGTAATTACTCTGCATTTGTTAAAGAAAAGGAAGAAAGATTACTTGCTGAATTTGCAGCGTATGAGGAGCAACAGAAGAAAATTAAAAAGATGAGAGAAACGATTAAACGGTTGAAAGAATGGGCAAACCGTGCGAATCCACCAAATGAAGGATTGCATAAAAGAGCAAAAAATATGGAGCGTGCAATTGAGAGGATGGAAAAACTAAAACGTCCGATTCTTGAAAGAAAGAAAATGGCACTTTCTTTTAATATGGAGGATAGAAGTGGAAAGGACGTTATCGTCATTGATCAAATATGTAAAAAGTTTGAAGGGAAAAAACTTTTTAACGATGCCTCAATGTATGTTAGATTTCGAGATAGGGTGGCAATTGTAGGACATAATGGAAGCGGTAAAACAACATTATTAAAAATGATATTAGGTAATGAACAAGTAGACGAAGGGGCTGTTAAAGTAGGAAATCAAGTTAAAATAGGTTATCTATCCCAGCAGCTTAAGTATGACAACAAAGAAGAATCGATCCTTCAGCACTTTTGTAATGAAGTACCGATATCACAAGCTGATGCTCGGCACATTCTAGCTAGATTTATGTTTTATGGCCAGGATGTTTTTAAAAAAGTCTCAAGCCTTAGTGGTGGTGAACGAATGCGATTGCGCTTAGCACAACTTATGCAGCAACAACTTAATGTACTCATTTTAGATGAACCAACAAACCACCTTGATATTGACTCTCGTGAGGTACTTGAAGATGCCATTGAAGATTTTGATGGGACGCTGATTTGTGTATCACACGACCGTTATTTGTTAAATAAATGCTTTAAGGTCACTTATTGGATTGAAGACTATGGACTAACAAGATATGAAGGAAGTTACGATGAAGCAAAAGGAAAAAGAAAAGAACTTAGTCTAACTCCAGCTAAAGCCAAAAGTGAGAATCATTATGTCAAAAAAACAATGATATCCGTTAATAAACAAGAAACTGTAACAGTACAGTATATAGAAATAAAAGTTGAAGCATTAGAAGATGAAATTAATAAGATTGAGCAACTAATGGAACAAGAATTTGAACTAACTAATTTATTAGAATTGCAGCAGAAGAGAGAATTATTAAGTACTGAAAGAGACGACCTGTATGAAACTTTAGATGAGATGCTATAAACTACAGCAAAAAAAGCTACGTACTCAGCATTTAAGTACGTAGCTTTTGATCAAGTAAATCGTTATGAGGAAAGCTTTAGTAAGTTGTTATATTCCTGTGAAAGATTCATAAATAACTCATTGTTCCTGCAATCTAAAGCAGCATCAATTTTTTGTAAAAGTAATTCTTTTTTTCTATCATAAATAGCAGAGTCTATTACCATTTGAATGTATACATCAATCATAGTAGCATCGTGTAGCAATTTTTGATCTTTGCCGTGGGATTTCATGATTTCAGTATACGACTTTTTTTCTCTCATTAAAAATCCCTCCTACGTCTTTTTTATATTATATGGATAATTAAGTGAAAAATCAACCAAAAATTTAAAATATTCGGAAAATAGATAAAATTACATGATTGTGAATAAAATTACAATAATGGAACATGTTATTTGTATAGAACTTAGAATGGAGGAATGTATAGTGGATAAACACAACAAAGTGAAGTCGACGGTGGAAGATGAGACGGAATTACCTTTGGGAACGACACTTAATCCCTCAGTTATGGTTACAGCAAATTTTGATTCAAATAACCCATTTAAATCAGAAATTCAGTATTCTGGTGATTCAACAAATGAGCATGTTATACAGCAAGAAGCTAATGAATATATTGCTCAAAAAGAAATAGGACAATCAAAAAATAATTCGTAAAATTATATAAGTGATTTTCTATGCCAGAAATCACTTATATTATGAATATTTTGTGAATTCAAATAAATGCACAAATTTGTGTGCTATTATATAAAGGAAATATTTAGGTTTACATTAATAGTTAGGAGTTGATGAAATGAATGATGGATCACATGGTGTCTTGCAAGGTTATGAGGTAAACAGGCACACAATGTCTATCTTGCCACATATTTATGAAGGAAGGCCAGTTTCAAAAGTTATAGAAGAAACTGAGGAGTTTATTGTATTAATGAAGCCGCTTCAAATTGTTGAAAGAAGTTGTTTTTATTACGGTACAAGCTTCAGAGGAAGGCGTGAGGGTACCTATAAGATTATTGGAATATCTTATAAAGCTCCCATCGCTATTGAGCCATCTAACATGATTTACCTCTTCCCTACACTCTCACCAAAAAAATCGTTGTGTGCTTGGATTTCACACCCTCACGTTCAGGATCATAAGCCAGTCGCTGGAAATAAAACTGATGTAATCTTTGTAAATAAAACAAACATTGAATTGCCTATTTCTCATAGATCATTTAAAAATCAATTACATCGTACTGCCCAGTTGCAAACAAAATTAACAGACCGCATTGATAACAATAATCGGAAAATGGCATTTTTGTTAACTCCAGAGAAAAAGAATGGGCAAAAATCTAGTCATAGTTACATAATGGAAGATAAAAGTAAGCATGACTAAATGAAAGACTCTTTTTATAAACTTTGTTGCAATTATTGGTGAAAAGATGCTACGAACACTAATTCAATACGTGTTTATTTTTTAGTAGGAACAACAATACTTAAGTCGTAAACACCGAAATTAAAAGGAGTAACGACTATAATCTCGAATCATATATACAACGGTAATACAAAGTTGTATATATGATTTTTATTTCCACTTGATTTGCTGAGTAACATACATGATATCAGTAGTAACACATTTAATTACACCCAATTAAGTGCGTGTTTACAAAGGATAAATATTTCTGAGCTATGTCAAAATTATATGTCAATTTGAGGTGACCTTGCTTGTCATAAGCTAATCGACAGTGGATAACGACTTGCAATCATACTATGTCATTTATTGAAATTGATAATGTTCCTACTTACGTATCAATAGGCTTGGCCGAATTAATTTTGTTATCTTGCAAGTATACGATCATTAGGTCCTGTACTTTATTTCTTATACGTGGATTAAAGTAATTGTGTCGCTCCTCATACCCTTTATAAATAAATAGAAAATCTGTGAAAGCTTCATCTCGGTTTACTTCACATACTTTTAAATCATTTTTGTACATTTCTTTCTTTATGCGTCGTAAATCTATTTGTATTTGTTTCATTGATTGCTCAATAATAGTTACGTATGGCTTTTTTAGTTTGAAATTACTTTGTTGAATGGTTGCTAAGTCTTTGTTTAAAACAATTAATAACATAGGCAAATAAATTGCCAACTCCATCATTGCTCGTTCTTCATTTGGAATTCTCGTCATACTATTTCTCCTTTCAGAAAGCTTGTTCAAGTATGAATATAACGAGTGAAGAGTTAATGCTTCCTCGTGGTTTCCTTAAGAAATTGCGTAAACTTTCCTGTTAAATAAGCATAATCAACGAAGTTTTAGCACATGGATATAAATAAGAAGAAAAGTGATTATGAAAAATTATAATGAATGTGAAAATGTTTATTACAGGAGAAAAGAACGTATGTTTGGTTTATATCTTATTATAAATTTTGAAAAAAAACAAGTATCTAAAATTGTGAAAAGGGTATAATTCACAATAGTTGTAGAAATGACATTTGTTTGATATTATATTTCCCAAAATTAACATTATACGTGTACAATATATGAAATAGTGGGTAAAAAATATGTATCTGACGATGAGGAGTAATAGACATGGACCTAGACACGTTAAGAGAACTTATAACGTTAGAAAATATATTATCTGTATTAGAAGAATATCGCTCATTAGGACCACTACCTGGAATTTTTCTGCCCTTAATTGAAGCATTTTTACCGTTTTTTCCTTTATTTGTTTTTGTGATGGCAAATGCGGCTGCGTTTGGACTTTGGCTCGGTTTTATCTTTTCTTGGATTGGTGCATGTGCGGGTTCAATAGCGGTATTTTTTCTAGTCCGAAAATTTGGTCAACAGCGCTTCTTTTCTTTTGTTAGCCGTCATCCTAAAGTGAAAAGCTTAATGAATTGGGTTGATAGACATGGGTTCGGTCCATTGTTTTTACTCCTATGCTTTCCATTTACCCCATCGGCAGCTGTTAACATTGTTGCTGGCTTGTCAAACGTACGTGTACCTCAATTTATTCTTGCCGTATTGTGTGGGAAAATGGTGATGATCTTTACAATGAGTTGGGTTGGGTATGATATTGCGGCCTTAGTTCATCAGCCTGTACGATCAATTATCGTTATAATTATTATTTTCATATTATGGGTCGTAGGGAAAAGGCTAGAAGCAAGGTTTAATATTAAACAAACAGCAAATTGATTGTTGTTCCACGAAACTGATACTGATAAAATAAAATTAAAAAAAGTTATGAAGGAGTTAATAGACAATGCCTCAACAAGAAAACAATATTAAAAAAGAAGGAATTGAATGGCTTAAGTCTATAGGTATTGGAATTATTATTTTTGCATTTTTTAGAACATTCTTCTTTACGAATTATGTAGTAGAAGGTGAATCGATGATGCCTACCCTTCAGGATGGTAATATGTTAATGGTAAATAAAATAGGCTATCGTTTAGGAGATCTAGACCATTTTGATGTCGTTGTCTTTCATTCAGATGGTGAAGATGATTATGTGAAACGAGTGATCGGTTTACCAGGTGATAAAATTGAATACAAGCAAGACGTTTTATATATTAATGATAAACCTGTTCAAGAGCCATACCTCCTTCCATTTAAAGAAAGACTCGTTGAAGGTAAACTGACAGGAGATTTTACACTAAAAGAAATTACCGGTGAAGCTAGTGTTCCAGAAGATTCAGTATTTGTTATAGGGGATAACCGTCGCAAAAGTTGGGATGGAAGGCATTTTGGGTTTATTAAACGAGATCAAATTGTTGGAAAGGTCAATTTACGTTATTGGCCAATGGATGAATTTGATATAACATTTTAGCCTACTATCTTTTCGTAAACTTTGTTTGCATTAGTTCCTAAACTAGAAGGTAAAGATGTCGTAATACTCAACAACATCGTTTTATTGAAGAAAAGATGCCACGAACCTTTCGCAAATCTTGTTGCTAAATATACTAGATAATGATTGTCCCTGTTTTTAACATATATTTCTCTAAGGAAGAACAAAATGACAGTATATTAAAATACATTAGTAAATACATACTACATAAATATGAACGTTGATAAGGATTTGGACTTATTGACGTTTTTTGTTATGTTTTTTTCGTAACGCTCTGTTAACCATTTGTTGTTGAAATTACAAGACCCTTTGTTCTGTGAAGGTGATTACAGATTAGCATGTTTTATATGAATTGTGTTTACGTGTACAAATAGAGGTCTTTTCGTAAACTTCATTGCTATTGTCACTGAAAATGACGGCAAAAATTCTTCAGTTAACATCATTGTTAATTAAGAAAAGATGAAACGAACGCTTAGTTTATATT
This window encodes:
- a CDS encoding TVP38/TMEM64 family protein, translated to MDLDTLRELITLENILSVLEEYRSLGPLPGIFLPLIEAFLPFFPLFVFVMANAAAFGLWLGFIFSWIGACAGSIAVFFLVRKFGQQRFFSFVSRHPKVKSLMNWVDRHGFGPLFLLLCFPFTPSAAVNIVAGLSNVRVPQFILAVLCGKMVMIFTMSWVGYDIAALVHQPVRSIIVIIIIFILWVVGKRLEARFNIKQTAN
- a CDS encoding SDR family oxidoreductase gives rise to the protein MKVLVVGANGGTGRIILQLLGQSGEHDAVAMIRDDSQREDLISLGASSTVLADLEKEMSHAIEGCDAIIFAAGSGSKTGADKTKLVDEQGAINLIKTAERRGVNRFIMLSSVGADLPDLGPTDSMKGYLKSKGIADEYLSNSSLVYTIVRPGRLSYDEGTGHISISKKLADYSGDISREDVAKVLVECLNIQNTYGKTFEILSGQTDIIEALQNI
- a CDS encoding competence protein ComK, translated to MNDGSHGVLQGYEVNRHTMSILPHIYEGRPVSKVIEETEEFIVLMKPLQIVERSCFYYGTSFRGRREGTYKIIGISYKAPIAIEPSNMIYLFPTLSPKKSLCAWISHPHVQDHKPVAGNKTDVIFVNKTNIELPISHRSFKNQLHRTAQLQTKLTDRIDNNNRKMAFLLTPEKKNGQKSSHSYIMEDKSKHD
- a CDS encoding IDEAL domain-containing protein, coding for MREKKSYTEIMKSHGKDQKLLHDATMIDVYIQMVIDSAIYDRKKELLLQKIDAALDCRNNELFMNLSQEYNNLLKLSS
- a CDS encoding RAxF-45 family protein, whose translation is MLHSVINRNGFLAYIYICRAIFHGVVFNGIRMPIFRKHIILNRM
- a CDS encoding methyl-accepting chemotaxis protein, coding for MDSLHNFYQKDLKQKNKLMLIVVIISIIIGTVSNISMEQPLYITVTMLVGGILLISYGIVTQLNRMNGAHFYIPVVTIVIAAMFYFIITQKVFFVSLAYPFYVLMISMIHGRRGTLFLGFVLSLGMMPTMFILDDYLNINIYEIINISILLILITCIIFTVQKINRNHISQVKDSLQQIQQAAQKEMTQKLEIEKEAEKINKKMVNQYNHASSTMTNNMEVAAAIQQLSSSSFTQSEAITTIAEQIEQTTTNIEQISTNAAKLKEKSSASSDLAVNGERKMGNLLENTVELDVVMKDLAVTFRELNEKINETNILTEGIKEITTKTNLLALNASIEAARAGDYGKGFAIVADEIRQLAHLTEQSTEEITNNLQEVNGKTSEANLRLNESSEQLSKNVDITKETENSFRSLNKVVNELNNQMIQFEKLADNVNDTSIIIKSSTADFASTFEQTSATFQQIASSVDIQKKSSKELVTYLDDTKESLEMMRNMFNDEKVD
- the abc-f gene encoding ribosomal protection-like ABC-F family protein is translated as MIVCAANEISKMYGGNQIFENISFEIKTGERIGIVGQNGSGKTTIFKLLSGIEQPDSGEIHLQKGCKVGYLAQIPSFEASTTVLDVLQHAFSHVKKLEQKMKKLERAMANEQNQQSLELLLEEYGTVQQQFTNLGGYEIEAEIMKVANGLGIEAMLEQRFNELSGGEKTKVGLGLVILQQPSLLLLDEPTNHLDIDAVEWLEQYLTQYEGTVFVISHDRYFLDQIVTKIYDLEAGELSTYHCNYSAFVKEKEERLLAEFAAYEEQQKKIKKMRETIKRLKEWANRANPPNEGLHKRAKNMERAIERMEKLKRPILERKKMALSFNMEDRSGKDVIVIDQICKKFEGKKLFNDASMYVRFRDRVAIVGHNGSGKTTLLKMILGNEQVDEGAVKVGNQVKIGYLSQQLKYDNKEESILQHFCNEVPISQADARHILARFMFYGQDVFKKVSSLSGGERMRLRLAQLMQQQLNVLILDEPTNHLDIDSREVLEDAIEDFDGTLICVSHDRYLLNKCFKVTYWIEDYGLTRYEGSYDEAKGKRKELSLTPAKAKSENHYVKKTMISVNKQETVTVQYIEIKVEALEDEINKIEQLMEQEFELTNLLELQQKRELLSTERDDLYETLDEML
- the lepB gene encoding signal peptidase I; the encoded protein is MPQQENNIKKEGIEWLKSIGIGIIIFAFFRTFFFTNYVVEGESMMPTLQDGNMLMVNKIGYRLGDLDHFDVVVFHSDGEDDYVKRVIGLPGDKIEYKQDVLYINDKPVQEPYLLPFKERLVEGKLTGDFTLKEITGEASVPEDSVFVIGDNRRKSWDGRHFGFIKRDQIVGKVNLRYWPMDEFDITF